One part of the Ovis canadensis isolate MfBH-ARS-UI-01 breed Bighorn chromosome 8, ARS-UI_OviCan_v2, whole genome shotgun sequence genome encodes these proteins:
- the LOC138444949 gene encoding UL16-binding protein 2-like: MGGSKTSVVLISMILFSGTSSDPHSLSYNFTIDPQPRYDQPWCEVQGEVDQKVFLSYDCGTAKIKYMSPLGEEVKSMNAWEAQTVTLRDTGDLLQGQMPDGTPEKHTDKGPLTLQARMTCWREDNGHTSAFWEFGFNGQLCLLFDSENGHWTVVHPGGRQMREKWENDRAVTDFFKVSMGDCRAWLQAFLVRWEKMFKTSASLTTGPSTVQPTATASNHISWITTGVLTSFVIMGIIIACIHYKKRRWCSQEAQQMLCLPFSCSSL; the protein is encoded by the exons ATGGGTGGCTCCAAGACCAGTGTCGTTTTGATTTCGATGATCTTGTTCAGCGGAACGTCCAGCG ACCCTCATTCTCTTTCCTATAATTTCACCATTGATCCTCAGCCCAGATACGATCAGCCATGGTGTGAAGTTCAAGGAGAAGTTGATCAAAAGGTCTTTCTCTCCTATGACTGTGGTACAGCTAAGATCAAGTACATGAGTCCATTGGGAGAGGAAGTGAAAAGTATGAATGCCTGGGAAGCACAGACTGTCACACTCAGAGACACTGGAGACTTGCTCCAGGGGCAGATGCCTGACGGTACACCGGAGAAACACACAGACAAGG GCCCTCTGACCCTGCAGGCCAGGATGACATGCTGGCGTGAAGACAATGGACACACCAGTGCATTCTGGGAGTTTGGCTTCAATGGACAACTGTGCCTCCTCTTTGATTCGGAGAATGGACATTGGACAGTGGTTCATCCTGGAGGGAGACAGATGAGAGAGAAATGGGAGAATGACAGGGCTGTGACAGACTTCTTCAAGGTCTCCATGGGAGACTGTCGGGCCTGGCTTCAGGCTTTCTTGGTGCGCTGGGAGAAAATGTTCAAGACCTCGG CATCACTGACCACGGGACCTTCTACAGTGCAGCCCACGGCCACAGCCAGCAACCATATCAGCTGGATCACCACCGGGGTTCTCACCAGTTTTGTCATAATGGGCATCATAATCGCCTGTATCCATTACAAGAAGAG